In Opitutaceae bacterium, the sequence TCTCGGAAATCAACGACCTGTATACAAGGGAAACCGGCGAAATCATGCCGGTAACCTGGGACCACTCCCATTTCGCCGTTTCGAAGCACATTTTGCCGCGGGATTACTCCGCCCGCCTGCTCCTCTGGCCCAAGTCCATCCAGCATTCCCAGATGTTCCACCTGCGACCATTCAACAGCCAGCATTGCCAGGTGCCCGTCACCAACGGCATGGGTCGCCTGACCCCGGAATTTGTGGACTATATCGCGTTCGTAGAGGACCTCTTCGCACTCTGGCTCCAAGGTCCCCGACCGGGAAACACCCTATGGATCTGCCCGGAACTGGGAACCACCGTCGGCTACAATGTCAGCACAAATCCACCCGTCTGGCCGGACGCCGTGCGCTCCAGAAAAGAAATCCTCCTCGCGTGGCAGCGCGCCCGTAAGCGCGTGTCCGGAAAAAAGCAATCTTCCTGAATTTTGCTGAAAATCACTTGACCTCCACGCATTCCGTTTCATTAGGCTTACTGAAATTCTCAGTAGTGGCAACACCCCATCGATGCTGATCACAGAGATAGCCCATAAAGCACAGGTTTCACCCGCCACGGTGTCCCGTGCCATCAACCAGCCCGAGCTCGTCGCCGCCGAGAGCCTCGCGCGGATTCGCGCGGTCATGCAGCAGCACAATTACGTGCCGGCACCGCTCAACCGCCGCCGGGGACCCAAGGCTCGCCTGCCCGAGCAGCGTCGCATCGGCGTCTGGTTTGTCGGTGCCAAGGCCAACAATCCCAGCCTGAACTGGTTCCAGGACCAGTTGCTGCAGGTTCAGTCCACCGATCCCCGGTATCGTGTGGACCTTCGGGTGCTTTTTTCAAACAGCCCGTCCGAACTTCCCAGGGTTCTCGTCGGTGAGCGACTCGACGGCGTGATTATTCAGGGAATGGAGCCATCCCCGGAGTGCATGGCACAGATGGCCACCCTTCCCCATGTATGGTTCATGACCCGGCGCTCGACGTCGTTCATGGGGGACTACGTCGAGCCCAACAACGAGGAAAACGGCCGCATGGCGGCGGACTACCTCCGGCAGCGCGGACACAAGACGGTCGCGGTCATTTCAACCGACCCTGAATACAGCGCCATCGCCCGCCGTGCGAATGCTTTCTCCGCCCGGGCAAAGGAGCTGGGCATGACGCTCCACACCATCCTGGGCGCGCCAAATCCCGGAGTGAGCTACCTCGAATTCACCCCGCTCCACACGGAAAGCGCCGAGCTCGTTCGCCGGCTTCTGGCCTGCACGCCCAAGGCCACCGGCCTCTACCTGCCGGTCGATCATTTCTGCGGCGCGTTTTTCCGCGCACTGCGCGAAGCGGGAAAGAATCCCGAACGCGATTTCGACACGATCCTCGGCAACTACAACCCGATGATCTATCACAATCTCGACCACCACCCGGCGGCGATCGACATCAACCTTCCGCTTCTTGTGAGAAAAGTCATCGATCACCTCCTCTGGAGAATCGAGAACCGGGATGTCGGCGGCCGCATCGGCCTGACCATCTCGCCAAAGCTGATTTCCCGCGGGGACTCGTCCGCCGCTTCATCCAAACAACAATAAACATCGACGCACAGAGAAACGACGCAAAACTTTCCGCTTGGGAGCGTCACACGCGCCCAAAGACAGGAAACTCCAACATAACCAAAATCATGAATCAATACCCGCATACCCGACTTGACCGCGCCAGAACGCTTCTGGCGACCGGTCTGACGGCATTGCTTGTCGCCACCACCGCGTCTGGACAGACACCAAGTCCGGACGCCGTTCGTCGGCTCCAGGAGGAGAACGCCGCCCTGCGCAAGCGTCTCGCCGAAGCCGAAACCCAGCCCGCGGTCCAACAGGCGGGTTCCGGTGTCCGTCCTGCCCGCAGCACGGAATCGGCTCCCTTGGACACCATCGTTCTCTCGCCCTTCGAGGTCTCGAGCGAGCGTGACTTCGGATACCTGAAAACCAATGCCGCCACGGCAACCCGTATCGGCATGAGGATTCAGGACGTCCCGATGAACATCAATGTGATGAGCGAGGATTTCATCAAGGACGCCGGTCTTCTGAAGGTGATGGACATCTTCCGCTACACGGCGTCCGGTGCTCCTGACGGCCGTTTCGCAATGCGCCGCCCGGCGAATAGCGCCACCCCGCAGGGCTCGTTCACCATGCGTGGGTTCACGGTCAACACCCTTCTGCGCAACGGCGTGTTTCGTTACACCTCGTGGAACCTCGACAACGTTGATCGCGTTGAAATCGTCAAGGGTCCCGCGGCCGTCTTCTTCGGCCAAGGCTATCCCGGCGGCGTCATTAACTACGTCACCAAAAAGCCTTCGTTCAACCACATCCCGACCAACATCAGCTACCAAGTCGACAACAACTGGGGCGAAAAGGTCACGGTGGATACCAACGTGAATCTCGGCGAAAAGGCCGCATTCCGCGTTGTGGGTGCCTGGCAGGCCCTTGGTGGCGACCGCAGGGGAGAATTCGATGACAACTTCAATTTCACGCCGAGCCTGACGCTCAACCCGTTCAAGAGCGGCAAGTTGAAAATCAACTTGGAGATGGAGTATCTCAATGAGCGCTTCAACTACAATGACGGCGGCTGGATCTATCCACAGGGATGGTTCGATGCCTACAAGAATCCATCCACGGCGCTCCTGACTGCGGCAGGCAACATCACGGCCGACGCTTATCGGACCCGTATCTTTGCCAACCTCGGCCAATACATGGCCGACTACCGCAATTCAATCGGAGATCCGACCATCCCGCTCTACACATCCAGCGTCATCCAACCCTATGCCACCATCACGAACAAGGCTGGCAACAGGGTGGTGGACAAGCGGTTCAACTTCTCCAATTCCGGTGCATACACCCACAATGAAGTGGAAACCTTCCAAGCCACGGTCGACTTCGCCCCTGTGGACTGGCTCGATATCCGCTACGTTTTTACGCGTGACAACGATCGTTACGACAGCATCGAAGGTGGTAATGCCGCGAACGCTGACGGCGTGACATGGAACGCCGCATCCGGTGGCAACGGTGCCGGCTACTACCTGCGTGCCAACAACCACCAGCTCGACGCCGTCCTGAAGGGCGATTTCTTCGGGACGAAAAACAAGCTCATCCTTGGCGGAGTGCTTTACAGCCCGTTCCAGCAATACATGGCGACCGCCGGTGCGGTCTACTATGCTGTTCCCGGTTACAACTATCCGACCAACAACCCGAACAACCTTCCCAATCCGGGAATCATGGTTCCCAACGCTCAATACCTGACCAACCGCAACGGGCA encodes:
- a CDS encoding xylose isomerase codes for the protein MKIVSEPPRLIVCATPWSMVGQPSPRREWKMPRQLLEMKREGFDGVCAFVSPEMAAEANRLGLLMMSGFDCGDLAVARTKLESQRALGIRFINIQLLDHDTPPAKAAAMAVRLIALSKRMGLSVHIEVHRDTATETPEKFSEINDLYTRETGEIMPVTWDHSHFAVSKHILPRDYSARLLLWPKSIQHSQMFHLRPFNSQHCQVPVTNGMGRLTPEFVDYIAFVEDLFALWLQGPRPGNTLWICPELGTTVGYNVSTNPPVWPDAVRSRKEILLAWQRARKRVSGKKQSS
- a CDS encoding TonB-dependent receptor translates to MNQYPHTRLDRARTLLATGLTALLVATTASGQTPSPDAVRRLQEENAALRKRLAEAETQPAVQQAGSGVRPARSTESAPLDTIVLSPFEVSSERDFGYLKTNAATATRIGMRIQDVPMNINVMSEDFIKDAGLLKVMDIFRYTASGAPDGRFAMRRPANSATPQGSFTMRGFTVNTLLRNGVFRYTSWNLDNVDRVEIVKGPAAVFFGQGYPGGVINYVTKKPSFNHIPTNISYQVDNNWGEKVTVDTNVNLGEKAAFRVVGAWQALGGDRRGEFDDNFNFTPSLTLNPFKSGKLKINLEMEYLNERFNYNDGGWIYPQGWFDAYKNPSTALLTAAGNITADAYRTRIFANLGQYMADYRNSIGDPTIPLYTSSVIQPYATITNKAGNRVVDKRFNFSNSGAYTHNEVETFQATVDFAPVDWLDIRYVFTRDNDRYDSIEGGNAANADGVTWNAASGGNGAGYYLRANNHQLDAVLKGDFFGTKNKLILGGVLYSPFQQYMATAGAVYYAVPGYNYPTNNPNNLPNPGIMVPNAQYLTNRNGQILTAQQVYSQWDPGILVNPPVSKIYNITRNLLDGYNDRRNAWYANWQITALDDKLTGILGYRKETAKYRGQWLVANDPWFIPPPSAPFNQSAYPPSVWNYSPAYSASNFQTTSGDAYMVGATYAITKQISVYGTVSSTFRINTGRKGDFSAIASTPDEIINALLANNPGGYTWKGHRITSLQTGLDAFNAEGVLDNIPNESGKNYEVGVKISTDDNRLVGTFSLFKGERKNQKIDDGIAQANTQEPLNYSPSPFALGSVFNPNGAGARVFRWRTVGLKNEVEGAEFDITWTPIRNFQLIANGAWLWDAHTVSSPSYAKPGSTAYNAYSVLNKANSDIIYNSRLVNVPEYRLNLWGKYTFDDGAVRGLSTALGARYASKEVVSQSVDWNPLKGGFQAGNYVVFDANISYPWELFGYKLSTSLGINNLLDKTYYEGTYVPSDPRTWLIRTTVTF
- a CDS encoding LacI family DNA-binding transcriptional regulator; amino-acid sequence: MLITEIAHKAQVSPATVSRAINQPELVAAESLARIRAVMQQHNYVPAPLNRRRGPKARLPEQRRIGVWFVGAKANNPSLNWFQDQLLQVQSTDPRYRVDLRVLFSNSPSELPRVLVGERLDGVIIQGMEPSPECMAQMATLPHVWFMTRRSTSFMGDYVEPNNEENGRMAADYLRQRGHKTVAVISTDPEYSAIARRANAFSARAKELGMTLHTILGAPNPGVSYLEFTPLHTESAELVRRLLACTPKATGLYLPVDHFCGAFFRALREAGKNPERDFDTILGNYNPMIYHNLDHHPAAIDINLPLLVRKVIDHLLWRIENRDVGGRIGLTISPKLISRGDSSAASSKQQ